One Curtobacterium sp. MCLR17_007 DNA window includes the following coding sequences:
- a CDS encoding ADP-ribosyltransferase, giving the protein MSLIDPSKLPGDKIDAASVSTGASTISTLGTTVSTGGGDTVRAWQAISGSYQSDGAEHLYSVMTPVGTATTLLGDGLTAVATALSTYAEAVGPIKTKLDTLRTDAEDFVYRANHFQPKVQNSDDGYVIASQAVSTLGVSLITGTKVEITSWDQDPDMVDENNRLIRRGADLAEEWLAAQQTCANAILGAACLAPLPGSPTGTPAQIMAAAEASMPWAGQQDIDTPWGSTGDRKESCGEKAAGFPAHLVKGVVVDGLGGMAKGLSSLLTGWDGTGVPWYAEAIAGGITGRSDMVGDAFDRAGQTFAGSWLGLGHLASALSPVGTVVNTLGNTPLGDFLPKDTQQFLSDWGHDDTTALADTVGGLVGLKLPDEWWESSSWDGYNIAQSWVDDPGGAAGASAFNIGTLFIPGAGEASAGAHATAAAADAAGDVARAGGFADDAARAARGADGFVDAAKGITGSDLAGVAKGIDAGDVAKVTREGELPTTSVDLAGDAAKVDVPPVTHDVPPAGHDVPPVAHDAPPAAAHDAPSAAAHDAPSVAAHDAPSVAAHDAPSVAAHDAPSVAAHDAPPAAAHDAPPAAHDAPAAGHDAPPVEHVPPHTGLDAPPPGAPADTPLPQLDEVNKQYRSNDGTGFVKSEDEWATAVSEAYPTLTKDDVLGVYDYTTSHYGDMNDHLRDIHSPADATSLEADISRTTDAIAKLPPVEGTFYRGVQFDKSTLDGLQVGKPWSDEGFISTSTDPTKAFPGNTVLTIEGKTGVNVKPFSDVMREDEVLFQRHTQFEVVSKELVNGKWRITLREGSGG; this is encoded by the coding sequence GTGAGCCTGATCGACCCGAGCAAGCTGCCCGGGGACAAGATCGACGCCGCGTCGGTGTCGACGGGGGCGTCGACCATCTCGACGCTCGGCACCACGGTGTCGACCGGTGGCGGTGACACGGTCCGCGCCTGGCAAGCGATCTCCGGCTCGTACCAGTCGGACGGCGCCGAACACCTGTACTCGGTGATGACCCCGGTCGGGACGGCGACGACGCTGCTCGGAGACGGGCTCACCGCGGTGGCGACCGCGCTGTCGACCTATGCCGAGGCGGTCGGCCCGATCAAGACCAAGCTCGACACGCTGCGCACCGACGCCGAGGACTTCGTCTACCGGGCGAACCACTTCCAACCGAAGGTGCAGAACTCCGACGACGGCTACGTCATCGCCTCGCAGGCCGTGAGCACGCTCGGCGTCAGCCTGATCACCGGCACCAAGGTCGAGATCACGTCGTGGGACCAGGACCCGGACATGGTCGACGAGAACAACCGGCTGATCCGCCGTGGGGCCGACCTGGCCGAGGAGTGGCTCGCCGCGCAGCAGACCTGCGCGAACGCGATCCTCGGGGCCGCGTGTCTGGCACCGTTGCCGGGCAGCCCCACCGGGACCCCGGCGCAGATCATGGCGGCGGCCGAGGCATCGATGCCGTGGGCCGGCCAGCAGGACATCGACACCCCGTGGGGCTCCACCGGTGACCGCAAGGAGTCCTGCGGCGAGAAGGCCGCCGGGTTCCCCGCGCACCTGGTCAAGGGCGTCGTGGTCGACGGTCTCGGCGGCATGGCCAAGGGCCTGAGCTCGCTGCTGACCGGGTGGGACGGCACCGGGGTCCCCTGGTACGCCGAGGCCATCGCGGGTGGGATCACCGGGCGCTCGGACATGGTCGGCGACGCGTTCGACCGCGCGGGGCAGACGTTCGCCGGGTCCTGGCTCGGTCTCGGCCACCTGGCGTCGGCGTTGTCGCCGGTCGGCACCGTGGTCAACACGCTCGGCAACACGCCGCTCGGCGACTTCCTGCCGAAGGACACGCAGCAGTTCCTGTCGGACTGGGGCCACGACGACACCACCGCCCTGGCTGACACCGTCGGCGGGCTCGTCGGGCTGAAGCTCCCCGACGAGTGGTGGGAGTCGTCGTCCTGGGACGGCTACAACATCGCGCAGTCGTGGGTCGACGACCCGGGCGGGGCAGCCGGCGCGAGTGCGTTCAACATCGGCACCCTGTTCATCCCCGGCGCCGGCGAAGCGAGCGCCGGCGCGCACGCGACCGCCGCGGCTGCCGATGCCGCGGGCGACGTGGCCCGTGCGGGCGGGTTCGCGGACGACGCTGCCCGGGCTGCCCGTGGCGCCGACGGGTTCGTCGACGCTGCGAAGGGCATCACGGGGTCGGACCTGGCTGGTGTCGCGAAGGGCATCGACGCGGGCGACGTCGCGAAGGTGACCCGCGAGGGCGAGCTGCCCACGACGAGCGTCGACCTGGCCGGAGACGCCGCGAAGGTCGACGTCCCGCCCGTGACGCACGACGTGCCGCCCGCGGGTCACGACGTCCCGCCGGTCGCGCACGACGCGCCGCCCGCTGCTGCGCACGACGCGCCGTCTGCGGCTGCGCACGACGCGCCGTCTGTGGCTGCGCACGACGCGCCGTCTGTGGCTGCGCACGACGCGCCGTCTGTGGCTGCGCACGACGCGCCGTCTGTGGCTGCGCACGACGCGCCGCCTGCGGCTGCGCACGATGCTCCGCCTGCTGCACACGACGCGCCAGCTGCTGGGCACGATGCACCGCCCGTGGAACACGTGCCTCCCCACACCGGTCTCGATGCGCCCCCTCCTGGCGCCCCTGCGGACACACCGCTGCCCCAGCTGGATGAGGTGAACAAGCAGTACCGCTCCAACGACGGCACCGGTTTCGTCAAGTCCGAGGACGAGTGGGCGACCGCCGTGTCCGAGGCGTACCCGACGCTCACGAAGGACGACGTGCTCGGTGTCTACGACTACACGACCTCGCACTACGGCGACATGAACGACCACCTTCGTGACATCCACTCACCGGCAGACGCGACCTCGTTGGAGGCGGACATCTCCCGGACGACCGACGCCATCGCGAAGCTGCCGCCGGTCGAAGGGACCTTCTACCGCGGCGTGCAGTTCGACAAGTCGACGCTGGACGGCCTCCAGGTCGGGAAGCCGTGGAGTGACGAGGGCTTCATCAGCACCTCCACCGACCCGACGAAGGCCTTCCCTGGGAACACGGTCCTGACAATCGAAGGGAAGACCGGTGTCAACGTGAAGCCGTTCTCGGACGTCATGCGCGAGGACGAGGTGCTGTTCCAACGGCACACGCAGTTCGAGGTCGTGAGCAAGGAGCTCGTGAACGGCAAGTGGCGGATCACCCTGCGGGAGGGCTCGGGTGGTTGA
- a CDS encoding FHA domain-containing protein, translating into MPSALVGSLSCARCSRILAAAERFCTRCGAPQVGAATGAATATGAGLLAGVVPAAPTRRRTAAVVDGLATILPAGVLVVSLVRTDTAGAVVAGVALAVLVVLVQLLAVCRTGLTLGLAVTRLRRVDVLSALPPTAATAIRGTLAAWSPHTTITADVRRGRDPLTPALPALHVQQLGPAVVPSAPVAGEGRRAARARQDGTTETRRGARQQVVPLADVRLVPASGDTIVVRGTVLVGRRPEADTPDVTVHALPDIARTLSRNHAVLEWADDLLWVTDLHTTNGTTITSPEGAVQPLVPGQRTAAATGWRVELGEREYTVTAGGPA; encoded by the coding sequence ATGCCGAGCGCGCTCGTCGGCTCGTTGAGCTGTGCCCGGTGCTCGCGCATCCTGGCCGCTGCCGAGCGGTTCTGCACCCGGTGCGGCGCCCCCCAGGTCGGAGCTGCGACCGGGGCCGCCACCGCGACCGGTGCCGGCCTGCTGGCCGGGGTGGTACCGGCAGCCCCGACTCGACGGCGGACCGCGGCCGTCGTCGACGGCCTGGCCACGATCCTCCCGGCCGGCGTCCTGGTGGTGTCGCTCGTCCGGACCGACACGGCGGGCGCCGTCGTCGCAGGCGTCGCGCTGGCCGTCCTCGTCGTCCTGGTCCAGCTGCTCGCCGTCTGCCGGACCGGCCTGACCCTCGGACTCGCCGTCACCCGGCTGCGCCGCGTCGACGTGCTCAGCGCCCTGCCGCCGACGGCCGCGACGGCGATCCGCGGCACCCTCGCAGCGTGGTCGCCGCACACCACGATCACCGCCGACGTGCGACGCGGCCGGGACCCGCTCACCCCGGCCCTGCCGGCCCTGCACGTGCAGCAGCTGGGTCCGGCGGTGGTGCCGTCGGCACCCGTCGCGGGCGAGGGCCGCCGCGCAGCCCGCGCACGGCAGGACGGGACGACCGAGACCCGACGCGGTGCGCGCCAGCAGGTCGTGCCGCTCGCCGACGTCCGGCTGGTCCCCGCCTCGGGCGACACGATCGTCGTGCGCGGTACCGTGCTCGTGGGCCGCCGCCCCGAGGCGGACACCCCGGACGTGACCGTGCACGCGCTGCCCGACATCGCACGCACGCTGTCCCGCAACCACGCCGTGCTCGAGTGGGCGGACGACCTGCTCTGGGTGACGGACCTGCACACCACGAACGGCACGACGATCACCTCGCCCGAGGGAGCCGTCCAACCGCTGGTGCCGGGGCAGCGCACGGCCGCCGCGACCGGGTGGCGGGTCGAGCTGGGCGAACGCGAGTACACGGTGACGGCCGGAGGACCGGCGTGA
- a CDS encoding DUF6507 family protein yields the protein MTYNVDPAGVKTVLTDVATKSQPVMDALGKIDGAVQTVATGAQSELINGALSQFFDAMSDNVTTITRHVPAAIDGAVAATNAVVHGDEEIAATMETNAGIAAGNGDLSILGVAP from the coding sequence ATGACCTACAACGTCGACCCCGCCGGGGTGAAGACCGTCCTGACCGACGTCGCGACGAAGAGCCAGCCCGTGATGGACGCGCTCGGCAAGATCGACGGTGCGGTGCAGACCGTCGCGACCGGAGCCCAGTCCGAGCTGATCAACGGAGCGCTGTCGCAGTTCTTCGACGCGATGTCCGACAACGTGACGACGATCACACGGCACGTCCCCGCCGCCATCGACGGTGCGGTCGCCGCGACGAACGCCGTCGTGCACGGCGACGAGGAGATCGCGGCCACCATGGAGACCAACGCGGGGATCGCCGCGGGCAACGGTGACCTGTCCATCCTGGGTGTCGCGCCGTGA
- a CDS encoding pore-forming ESAT-6 family protein, whose translation MAGNQADRRDYDVAASQSAQDNFNRVAAQLEALIDQRDGDVRAAMSDYQADGVSDEYQSKELRWKNAASEVRSIIATLRTSLQSTDQTAQQTIQKAKSAVDSIG comes from the coding sequence ATGGCAGGCAACCAGGCAGACCGCCGCGACTACGACGTCGCCGCCTCGCAGAGCGCGCAGGACAACTTCAACCGCGTCGCCGCCCAGCTCGAGGCACTGATCGACCAGCGCGACGGCGACGTCCGCGCCGCGATGAGCGACTACCAGGCCGACGGCGTCTCCGACGAGTACCAGTCGAAGGAACTCCGCTGGAAGAACGCTGCATCCGAGGTCCGCAGCATCATCGCGACACTCCGGACCTCGCTGCAGTCGACCGACCAGACCGCGCAGCAGACCATCCAGAAGGCCAAGAGCGCCGTCGACAGCATCGGCTGA